A window from Citrus sinensis cultivar Valencia sweet orange chromosome 5, DVS_A1.0, whole genome shotgun sequence encodes these proteins:
- the LOC107177222 gene encoding uncharacterized protein LOC107177222: MGKSSKIYQYFKRKTLEESSNPPVSENSPISHVNSPNSENQLSKSPRIETSKVDTQLLERDPGLHRQIWDYDVNQRDEIRRAYIMSGPYQPRLPEYPKSGSEKHPRRFQSLWFDSFPSWLEYSPTKDAAFCLPCYLFNAPFAQPKHTAFTIEGFNSWKKVRDGKNCAFLNHVGKDPNSTHKKAERSCEDLMRQSQHLVQALNRYSSQEIANNRLRLKTTIEAIRYLAFQGFAFRGHDESEKSSNHGNFIQLLKAFGSNNEKVAEVILDKAPKFALYTSPDIQKEILHVFSMRVKKTIREEIEDAKFCLIVDESRDESKKEQMAIVLRFVDNNGFLQECFFGLVHVSNTSAATLKDRIYFVLSHHNLNIQNIRGQGYDGASNMRVSHEVVHVHHFFTKLTSIANIVGASCKRHDELKRAQAADIEYMISIDELESGRRLNQIGTLPRPGDTRWSSHFRSVSNLIKMFSATCSVLLNIIEDGTTAFQRGDADAAYEVMTTFEFVLILHIMKEIMAITDILCQALQPKSQDILHVMHLVSSTKVLFQKLRDNGWNTLLDQVKVFCETRNIDVLELDAPYVARQSRARHQEDTFTVADHYRVNIFYAAIDCQLQELNSRFNEHAVDLLILSSALDPCECRKSFRIGDICQLVERFYPADFTNAEKINLNNQLENYEYGVVQHAEFKNLSTICDLSQWLVSTRKAKTFPLIYRIIVLVLTLPVSTATLERSFSAMRIVKTRLRNKMEDEFLTNSLIIYIEREIAGKISIESIINEFRDVKER, encoded by the exons ATGGGAAAATCatctaaaatttatcaatatttcAAAAGGAAGACATTAGAAGAAAGTTCTAATCCACCAGTTTCTGAAAATTCACCAATTTCACATGTCAATTCTCCAAATTCTGAAAACCAACTTTCAAAATCTCCAAGAATTGAGACAAGTAAAGTTGATACTCAACTTTTGGAGCGTGATCCAGGATTGCACCGCCAGATTTGGGATTATGATGTCAATCAACGAGATGAAATTCGAAGAGCATATATTATGTCAGGTCCATACCAACCAAGACTTCCAGAGTATCCAAAATCTGGATCAGAAAAGCATCCTCGTCGATTTCAATCTCTATGGTTTGATTCTTTTCCTTCTTGGTTAGAGTATTCACCTACAAAAGATGCAGCTTTTTGTCTACCGTGTTATCTATTTAATGCACCATTTGCACAGCCTAAGCATACTGCTTTCACTATTGAAGGATTTAATTCTTGGAAGAAGGTTAGAGATGGAAAAAATTGTGCATTCCTTAATCATGTGGGAAAGGATCCTAACTCAACTCATAAAAAGGCTGAAAGATCATGTGAGGATTTGATGAGACAATCTCAGCATCTAGTGCAGGCACTTAATCGATACTCTTCCCAAGAAATTGCAAATAATAGACTGCGattaaaaactacaattgAAGCGATTAGATATCTTGCTTTTCAAGGTTTTGCTTTTAGAGGTCATGATGAAAGTGAAAAGTCATCAAACCACggaaattttattcaattactCAAAGCATTTGGTTCCAACAATGAAAAGGTAGCAGAAGTGATACTAGATAAAGCACCAAAGTTTGCCTTATATACATCACCGGATATCCAAAAGGAAATTTTACATGTCTTTTCAATGAGAGTGAAAAAAACAATTCGTGAAGAAATAGAAGATGCCAAGTTTTGCTTAATTGTGGATGAATCACGTGATGAgtcaaaaaaagaacaaatggCAATAGTTTTAAgatttgttgacaataatGGTTTTCTTCAAGAATGTTTTTTTGGTCTTGTTCATGTCTCAAACACTTCTGCAGCAACCTTGAAAGATAGAATATACTTTGTATTATCTCATCACAAtttgaatattcaaaatattcgTGGGCAAGGATACGATGGTGCAAGCAACATGCGAG TATCTCATGAGGTTGTTCATGTTCATCATTTCTTTACTAAATTGACTTCTATTGCGAATATTGTTGGGGCTTCTTGCAAGCGTCATGATGAACTCAAGCGTGCTCAAGCTGCTGATATTGAGTATATGATCTCCATTGATGAGCTTGAGAGTGGAAGAAGGCTTAATCAAATTGGTACTTTACCAAGGCCTGGAGATACTCGTTGGAGTTCTCACTTTAGATCAGTCTCtaacttaataaaaatgttcaGTGCTACATGTTCAGTTTTACTTAATATCATTGAAGACGGGACAACTGCTTTTCAACGGGGAGATGCTGATGCTGCATATGAGGTAATGACAACTTTTGAGTTTGTTCTTATCTTGCAtataatgaaagaaattatgGCAATTACTGATATACTTTGCCAAGCTTTGCAACCTAAGTCTCAAGATATTTTACATGTCATGCATCTGGTTTCATCAACTAAAGTACTTTTTCAGAAACTGAGAGATAATGGGTGGAATACTTTACTTGATCAAGTGAAAGTATTTTgtgaaacaagaaatataGATGTCCTAGAATTGGATGCTCCTTATGTTGCAAGACAAAGTCGAGCCCGTCATCAAGAAGATACTTTTACTGTTGCTGACCATTACagggtaaatattttttatgctgCTATAGATTGCCAATTACAAGAATTGAATAGTCGATTTAATGAACATGCAGTAGATTTGCTTATTCTTAGTTCAGCACTTGATCCCTGTGAATGTAGAAAGTCTTTTAGAATTGGTGATATTTGTCAATTGGTTGAGAGGTTTTATCCAGCAGACTTTACAAATGCtgagaaaataaatctaaacaaTCAGCTTGAGAATTATGAGTATGGTGTAGTCCAACATGCAGagttcaaaaatttatcaacCATTTGTGACTTGAGTCAATGGTTGGTCAGTACAAGGAAAGCAAAAACATTTCCTCTTATCTATAGAATAATTGTTCTTGTGCTAACTCTTCCAGTGTCAACTGCAACTTTAGAACGGTCATTTTCAGCTATGCGTATAGTCAAGACAAGACTTCGCAACAAAATGGAGGATGAATTTCTTACAAACTCTTTGATTATATACATTGAAAGGGAAATTGctggaaaaataagtattgAATCAATAATCAATGAGTTTCGAGATGTAAAAGAACGTTGA
- the LOC102623999 gene encoding protein SRG1-like, giving the protein MEAKATVIASSLVEPSILELANNRPLTTVPPRYVRPEIDHPLIRNDDTSTQQLPVIDMHRLLSGDDSELEKLDHTCKEWGFFQLINHGVSSSLVEKVKAEIQDFFNLPIDEKMKFWQQPGDIEGFGQHFIASEEQKLDWGYGFTMFTLPTHLRKPHLFPKLPLPFRDDLEVYSTEIKNLTLKILDQMAKALRMDPNDMEGLFENGMQAFRMNYYPPCLQPEKVVGHNSHCDASALTVLLQINEMDGLQIKKDGKWVAVKPLPDAFVVNIGDVLEILTNGTYPSIEHRATVNSVKERLSLATFYSPKLDGELGPATSLIAPKTPALFKRISVVDHLKIFFSSELRGKSFVDFLRIQNQGS; this is encoded by the exons ATGGAGGCAAAAGCAACAGTGATTGCGAGTTCTCTCGTGGAGCCTTCGATTCTGGAGCTGGCAAATAATCGGCCACTGACCACTGTTCCGCCACGTTACGTTCGCCCTGAGATAGACCATCCCTTGATTCGCAACGACGATACTTCAACACAACAACTTCCAGTTATCGACATGCACAGGTTGCTCTCTGGAGATGACTCAGAGCTTGAGAAGCTTGACCATACATGTAAAGAGTGGGGTTTCTTTCAG TTGATTAATCATGGAGTTAGCAGTTCATTGGTGGAGAAAGTGAAAGCAGAGATTCAAGACTTCTTTAATCTTCCAATTGATGAGAAAATGAAGTTTTGGCAACAACCAGGAGATATTGAGGGATTTGGGCAGCACTTTATTGCGTCTGAAGAGCAGAAGCTTGATTGGGGATACGGCTTTACTATGTTCACTCTCCCAACTCATCTGAGGAAACCCCACTTGTTCCCTAAGTTGCCTCTTCCATTCAG AGATGACTTGGAAGTTTACTcaacagaaattaaaaatcttacCCTGAAAATCCTTGACCAAATGGCTAAAGCTCTAAGAATGGATCCCAATGATATGGAAGGGTTGTTTGAAAACGGGATGCAAGCATTCAGGATGAATTATTATCCTCCTTGTCTGCAACCAGAAAAAGTTGTCGGCCATAATTCTCATTGTGATGCCTCCGCACTCACCGTCCTCCTCCAAATCAATGAGATGGATGGTCTCCAAATTAAGAAAGATGGAAAATGGGTTGCTGTTAAACCCCTTCCGGATGCCTTTGTAGTCAACATTGGTGACGTTTTAGAG ATATTAACCAATGGAACTTATCCTAGTATTGAACATCGCGCAACTGTAAACTCAGTGAAGGAAAGATTATCTTTAGCTACATTTTACAGCCCAAAATTAGATGGAGAATTGGGTCCGGCAACAAGTCTTATTGCTCCAAAGACTCCGGCATTATTTAAGCGGATAAGTGTGGTAGATcacttgaaaatatttttttcaagcgAGCTGCGCGGAAAGTCATTTGTTGATTTCTTGAGAATTCAAAATCAGGGCagttaa